From a single Nicotiana tabacum cultivar K326 chromosome 8, ASM71507v2, whole genome shotgun sequence genomic region:
- the LOC107809059 gene encoding bifunctional monodehydroascorbate reductase and carbonic anhydrase nectarin-3-like translates to MKMAATKILFISFLFLSSAFLARSAEVDDESEFSYDEKSENGPAKWGKIHPEWSTCNTGKLQSPIDLLNKRVEVVSNLGKLCTHYKPSNATLLNRGHDMMLRWEGGGGYLKINGTKYQLKQCHWHTPSEHTINGKRFNLEAHLVHESDDGKTAVIGIMYKIGRPDSFLSMIEKDLKALASTKGVERAIGTIDPKLIKMDGKTYYRYIGSLTVPPCTEDVVWTIDRKVKTITKRQMKLIREAVHDESETNARPAQPVNRRPIKFYKPEERP, encoded by the exons ATGAAGATGGCAGCAACAAAAATCttgttcatttcttttcttttcctttcaagTGCATTTCTTGCAAGATCTGCAGAAGTTG ATGATGAGAGTGAGTTTAGTTACGATGAAAAAAGCGAGAATGGACCAGCTAAGTGGGGCAAGATTCATCCAGAATGGAGCACCTGCAATACTGGAAAATTGCAGTCTCCAATTGATCTTCTTAACAAAAGGGTTGAAGTTGTATCAAACTTGGGAAAACTTTGTACGCATTACAAACCATCCAATGCCACTCTCTTGAACAGAGGCCACGATATGATG TTGAGATGGGAGGGTGGTGGAGGATACTTGAAGATAAATGGAACAAAATATCAACTCAAACAATGTCATTGGCACACACCTTCCGAACACACTATCAATGGAAAAAG GTTTAATTTGGAGGCTCATTTGGTACATGAAAGCGATGATGGAAAGACTGCTGTAATTGGAATCATGTACAAGATTGGACGGCCTGATTCATTCTTATCTATG ATAGAGAAGGATTTGAAAGCTCTTGCCAGTACAAAAGGTGTCGAGAGAGCCATTGGAACTATTGATCCAAAGCTAATAAAAATGGATGGAAAAACATATTACAGGTATATTGGCTCCCTAACAGTACCGCCTTGCACTGAAGATGTTGTCTGGACTATTGATAGAAAG GTGAAAACTATAACGAAAAGACAAATGAAACTGATCCGAGAAGCTGTTCATGAC GAATCTGAAACCAATGCCAGACCAGCTCAGCCAGTAAACAGACGTCCTATCAAATTCTACAAACCAGAAGAAAGGCCCTGA